The following proteins are co-located in the Candidatus Baltobacteraceae bacterium genome:
- the purF gene encoding amidophosphoribosyltransferase: protein MCGITGILTPGRDAARLAYFGLYALQHRGQESAGIAAGDGGTIRSHKDMGLIGAIFDEESLAQLSGHIAVGHTRYSTTGSSIVVNAQPLLETTEIGDFAFAHNGNLTNTDELRERLSPSTTLQATSDSEVMAKAIVEAPGTMLDRIEHVLSIARGAYSIVLATKDELFAFRDPWGVRPLCIGAFEDGGFAVASESCALPTIGARYLREVEPGEIIRITPKGMESTVVVNESAFPALCMFEYIYFARPDSTLNGRSIYMARYAMGRELAKEHPVDADVVMAIPDSAVPGGIGYAAQSGLPYIEGLIKNRYIGRTFISPDQDLRARGVQLKFNPVVENLRGQRVVVVDDSIVRGTTTPRIVKLLREAGAREVHLRITSPPIKHPCYLGVDMATYDELIAANYSIEEIRVKAGADSLGYLSLEGLIAASGRKRNEMCLGCLTGEYPNVPAAHSARAMVG from the coding sequence ATGTGCGGGATTACGGGGATACTGACGCCGGGGCGTGACGCGGCACGCCTGGCGTACTTCGGGCTTTACGCCCTTCAGCACCGTGGACAGGAGTCCGCGGGCATCGCTGCAGGCGACGGCGGCACGATCCGCTCGCACAAAGACATGGGGCTGATCGGCGCGATCTTCGACGAGGAGTCGCTTGCCCAGCTCTCGGGCCATATCGCGGTCGGCCACACCCGTTACTCCACGACCGGCTCCTCGATCGTGGTCAACGCGCAGCCGCTGCTCGAAACCACCGAAATCGGCGACTTTGCCTTCGCTCACAACGGCAACCTCACCAATACCGACGAGCTGCGCGAGCGGCTCTCGCCAAGCACGACGCTGCAGGCGACCTCCGACTCCGAAGTGATGGCCAAAGCGATCGTCGAGGCTCCCGGTACGATGCTCGACCGGATCGAACACGTGCTCAGCATCGCGCGCGGCGCTTACTCGATCGTCCTGGCCACCAAAGACGAACTCTTCGCGTTTCGCGATCCGTGGGGCGTGCGGCCGCTGTGCATCGGCGCATTTGAGGACGGGGGTTTTGCCGTTGCCTCGGAGTCGTGCGCGCTGCCGACGATCGGCGCGCGCTATCTGCGCGAGGTCGAGCCGGGTGAGATCATTCGCATCACGCCGAAGGGCATGGAATCGACGGTGGTGGTCAACGAGAGCGCCTTTCCGGCGCTCTGTATGTTCGAATACATCTATTTCGCCCGCCCCGACTCCACCCTCAACGGACGCTCGATCTACATGGCGCGCTACGCGATGGGCCGGGAATTGGCTAAAGAGCATCCGGTCGACGCCGACGTGGTAATGGCGATTCCCGACTCGGCGGTTCCCGGCGGCATCGGCTATGCGGCGCAGAGCGGTCTGCCGTACATCGAAGGCCTGATCAAGAACCGCTACATCGGGCGCACCTTCATCAGTCCCGATCAGGATCTGCGCGCGCGCGGCGTGCAGCTCAAGTTCAATCCGGTCGTCGAGAATCTGCGCGGGCAGCGGGTGGTCGTGGTCGACGACTCGATCGTGCGCGGCACAACGACGCCGCGCATCGTAAAATTATTGCGCGAAGCGGGCGCGCGTGAAGTGCACCTGCGCATCACCTCACCGCCGATCAAGCATCCATGTTATTTGGGCGTCGACATGGCCACGTACGACGAGTTGATCGCCGCAAATTATTCGATCGAAGAGATTCGCGTCAAGGCCGGCGCGGACTCGCTCGGGTATCTCTCGCTTGAAGGGCTC
- a CDS encoding Bax inhibitor-1 family protein: protein MAYQYQPAPYGRPGAVTMPVQSLLGQVLGITALGWCITALAVYLFPNVGSGPSWIAFFGGFILIFVMNATRANAALSLAIFYLFTFLEGIFISPIVTYYAHVAGNAVVFNAALTTGLGLFALGAIVYATGLDLRRFSGIFFGALLVLIVIGIISIFVHFLSPTIYSWAILVIFAGLVLIDFARIRAGGSGLSPVQMAVSIYLDSINIFLALLQIMGGSSRRSE from the coding sequence ATGGCCTATCAATATCAACCGGCTCCGTACGGTCGCCCCGGAGCCGTCACGATGCCGGTCCAGTCGCTGCTTGGGCAAGTGCTCGGGATCACCGCACTGGGCTGGTGTATCACTGCGCTCGCCGTCTATCTGTTTCCGAACGTCGGGAGCGGACCGAGCTGGATTGCGTTCTTCGGCGGGTTCATTCTGATCTTCGTCATGAACGCGACGCGCGCGAACGCAGCGCTTTCGCTCGCGATCTTCTATCTGTTTACGTTCCTCGAAGGAATCTTCATATCGCCGATCGTGACCTACTACGCGCACGTCGCCGGAAACGCGGTCGTCTTCAACGCGGCGCTGACGACGGGACTCGGGCTCTTTGCGCTCGGCGCGATCGTGTATGCGACCGGCCTCGATCTGCGGCGCTTCTCGGGGATTTTCTTCGGTGCGCTGCTCGTGCTGATCGTCATCGGGATCATCTCGATCTTCGTGCATTTTCTCTCGCCGACGATCTACTCGTGGGCAATCCTGGTCATCTTCGCGGGCCTCGTGCTGATCGACTTCGCCCGCATCCGTGCCGGCGGCAGCGGGCTGAGCCCGGTGCAAATGGCTGTCTCGATCTACCTCGATTCGATCAATATCTTCCTGGCGTTGCTGCAGATCATGGGTGGGAGCAGCCGGCGTAGCGAATAA
- a CDS encoding site-specific integrase: protein MVDQSLPRFYGVLPGMTQNILGQHKTAALPPSIEKALGLSLFFSSDGFEIDGLPYPGIPIFVDQSTMRIEHLPTEWIIFQAVVRGSSRSPGTWRNYAFSLLSWLRYCNANGWDWRRPEERLLAHYRNALERQEPQLSTKTIARKMLVVCWFYEWAKSRGHLAEMPIAFEATGYQRVSTRLLAHLDASKPNAMRRVLVPRRSRRERLPRFFTRQEQERILKQLILRDRLIVLWALNTGIREHELCALTIDQIPDQDIYRASRLYRLPLRVTKGSVGGDLYVPAWLLDETFRYISLFERRNVANRARKRGSNVPNAIWLSRWGRQLAPNSVYQVFKKSLRAADIPEGTFHDLRHTYAITMLDRLMRSTENAHAQARNPLLVLRHLMRHSSIASTEIYLRAREFYLSDIFHDTWDVPDIA from the coding sequence ATGGTCGATCAATCCCTACCGCGGTTTTACGGTGTATTGCCGGGCATGACTCAGAACATCCTCGGCCAGCATAAGACCGCGGCCTTGCCCCCCAGTATTGAGAAAGCCTTAGGACTTTCTCTCTTTTTCAGTAGCGACGGCTTCGAAATCGATGGCTTGCCTTACCCCGGTATCCCGATATTCGTTGATCAGTCGACCATGCGAATCGAGCATTTGCCGACCGAATGGATCATTTTCCAAGCGGTCGTTCGCGGTTCGAGCCGATCCCCAGGGACCTGGCGAAATTATGCTTTCAGCTTGTTGAGCTGGCTCCGTTACTGCAACGCGAACGGCTGGGATTGGCGCAGGCCGGAGGAACGGCTGCTTGCCCATTACCGGAATGCATTGGAGCGGCAAGAACCGCAGCTTTCAACAAAGACGATCGCTCGCAAGATGCTTGTCGTCTGCTGGTTCTACGAGTGGGCGAAGAGCCGCGGCCACCTCGCCGAGATGCCGATTGCATTCGAAGCCACGGGATATCAGCGTGTCTCAACGAGACTGCTGGCGCACTTGGACGCATCAAAGCCAAACGCAATGCGTAGGGTTCTCGTTCCGCGAAGATCGCGGCGCGAGCGACTCCCTCGATTTTTCACGAGACAAGAACAAGAACGGATTCTCAAGCAGCTCATATTGCGTGATCGCCTAATCGTACTTTGGGCCCTCAACACGGGCATTCGCGAGCATGAACTGTGTGCTCTAACGATTGATCAGATTCCAGACCAAGATATTTACCGCGCTAGTCGCCTTTATCGTCTCCCGCTCCGCGTAACAAAAGGATCTGTCGGTGGCGACCTCTACGTGCCGGCCTGGCTTCTCGATGAGACATTTCGATATATCAGTCTTTTTGAACGCCGCAACGTCGCGAATCGAGCTAGGAAACGCGGCAGCAACGTCCCTAACGCGATATGGCTTTCACGATGGGGTCGCCAACTTGCTCCGAACTCAGTTTACCAAGTTTTCAAAAAATCGCTGCGAGCCGCTGACATTCCAGAGGGCACGTTCCACGACTTAAGGCACACCTACGCGATTACAATGTTGGACAGGCTGATGCGCTCAACCGAGAATGCGCACGCACAGGCCCGCAACCCACTCCTTGTCTTAAGACATCTAATGCGTCATTCCAGCATCGCATCTACCGAGATCTACTTGCGAGCAAGGGAGTTCTATCTATCGGACATTTTTCATGACACCTGGGACGTGCCCGACATAGCATGA